In the Styela clava chromosome 8, kaStyClav1.hap1.2, whole genome shotgun sequence genome, one interval contains:
- the LOC144425919 gene encoding uncharacterized protein LOC144425919 — protein sequence MTSTKISELHKQNDQNDVQPSSTAQNTPDIPATIDQDVSLPEITMGNTSNGTTTNSMLDNRIPEIDLASDLHEFSSSTGSNDLKEISNWSECEDPGNVLSPPSTPPNQLQQKPTRQSSRLKQTSTIGNTPFHPTSKGNAYVKVMLRNIDPCDLSTTSVFDSTPDEISSAPANLEYNKSNPKTPDSTQPKLDNKRYRDDTTSSDSSFSTSLEVKLVGKKKK from the coding sequence ATGACATCAACAAAGATTTCGGAATTACACAAACAAAATGATCAAAACGACGTACAACCTTCATCGACTGCTCAAAACACACCGGATATACCAGCCACGATCGACCAAGATGTCTCACTACCTGAAATTACTATGGGAAATACCTCGAACGGCACCACAACTAACAGCATGCTTGACAATAGGATACCGGAAATTGATTTGGCTTCGGATTTACACGAGTTTTCCTCTTCCACCGGTTCTAATGACCTAAAGGAGATTAGTAACTGGTCGGAGTGCGAAGATCCAGGAAACGTCTTGAGCCCTCCGTCGACTCCACCTAATCAACTACAACAAAAACCAACCCGGCAATCATCGAGGTTGAAGCAGACTTCAACGATAGGCAACACACCTTTCCACCCTACATCAAAAGGAAATGCCTACGTGAAGGTAATGCTACGCAACATCGACCCTTGTGACTTATCAACAACTTCCGTTTTCGACAGCACACCGGACGAAATATCCTCAGCCCCAGCCAACCTTGAATACAACAAATCAAATCCAAAGACTCCGGACTCAACTCAACCAAAATTGGACAATAAAAGATACCGTGACGACACCACATCATCCGATTCCTCTTTCTCAACTTCCTTGGAAGTTAAGTTAgttggaaaaaagaaaaaatag
- the LOC120345773 gene encoding small ribosomal subunit protein uS17m-like → MLRQYFPDPRKFVKLSMAVGRVARKEVEGRAEVSVNLQRFNEYFCIYFPESSTLQVHDPGDKCSVGDYVLIKKLPEKRLHVETHQIQEIVHKVGNIIDPMTGYRVEGNQYLLDSSLSEDEQISLEKDVADKELSLKYTFEMDTEMWRWESRNLARKPKKS, encoded by the exons ATGTTGCGTCAATATTTCCCGGATCCACGAAAATTTGTTAAACTTTCCATGGCTGTGGGACGTGTAGCAAGAAAAGAAGTTGAAGGCAGAGCAGAGGTTTCCGTCAATTTGCAAAGATTTAAcgaatatttttgcatt TATTTCCCAGAAAGCAGCACATTACAAGTTCATGATCCCGGGGACAAATGTAGTGTGGGTGACTATGTGTTGATCAAAAAACTACCTGAAAAACGTCTACATGTTGAAACTCACCAAATTCAAGAGATAGTTCATAAAGTTGGAAACATTATTGATCCCATGACAGGATATCGAGTTGAAGGAAATCAATATCTTTTGGACTCATCATTGAGTGAGGATGAACAAATATCGCTTGAAAAAGATGTTGCAGATAAAGAACTTTCACTTAAATATACGTTTGAAATGGACACAGAGATGTGGAGATGGGAATCTCGTAATCTTGCTAGAAAACCGAAAAAATCTTga
- the LOC144425920 gene encoding uncharacterized protein LOC144425920, protein MNYAEAASKTPEKEETSVATTRPRTLFLTTTQDLDFPRLLDILKNYSSTRKFVDNITGLFEGRKGQWICTFAATEDPNSSCREQFLKVTNGQIRTAEGNITVALPTEAPTRISIRWIPGETSYNEAVSKIEELGCGSVRNAFKNCYKGMTQLHRVRE, encoded by the exons ATGAACTACGCCGAAGCTGCCTCGAAGACTCCAGAGAAAGAAGAAACTTCCGTCGCAACAACAAGACCGCGTACACTCTTCCTGACGACCACTCAAGATCTGGACTTTCCTCGCCTTCTCGACATCTTGAAGAACTACTCGTCCACCCGAAAGTTTGTCGACAACATAACGGGACTCTTCGAAGGTCGAAAGGGGCAATGGATTTGCACCTTCGCTGCTACGGAAGATCCCAACTCGAGCTGCCGCGAACAATTTTTGAAAGTAACGAACGGCCAAATCCGAACAGCAGAAGGTAACATCACAGTCGCACTGCCAACCGAGGCCCCAACTCGAATATCTATTCGGTGGATACCAGGGGAAACATCATACAACGAGGCAGTATCAAAAATTGAAGAACTTGGATGTGGAAGCGTGAGGAATGCATTCAAAAACTGTTATAAAG GCATGACACAACTACACCGAGTGCGAGAGTGA
- the LOC120345774 gene encoding hydroxysteroid 11-beta-dehydrogenase 1-like protein, with amino-acid sequence MARIFLKSVFVITIAILAYRYFNANIDKGSIRGKRILVTGASQNIGEEVAYQYSILGAKIVVTARRENELKRVVKKCLSLGAKEARYVVADMTDTTVYESVINNAVKKLGGLDILVLNHIISRHGKWEGSKDDLDFMRRSIPVNYISYIELASAAMPHLRQSQGQLIVVSSLAARPGIPNVAAYGATKAAVTNFFTSLQLEGMMSGNDYPSELRE; translated from the exons ATGGCTAGGATTTTTTTGAAGTCAGTTTTTGTAATAACTATTGCAATTTTAGCTTACAGATACTTCAATGCAAACATTGACAAAG GTTCAATACGAGGAAAACGAATTCTAGTTACCGGGGCAAGCCAAAATATAGGCGAAGAAGTTGCTTACCAATATTCAATACTTGgtgcaaaaattgttgtgaCTGCACGTCGGGAAAATGAGTTGAAACGA GTTGTGAAGAAATGTCTTTCTCTTGGTGCGAAAGAAGCACGTTATGTTGTTGCTGATATGACTGATACTACAGTGTATGAATCGGTTATAAATAACGCAGTTAAAAAATTAG GTGGCCTTGATATACTGGTTTTGAATCATATCATATCACGTCATGGCAAATGGGAGGGGAGTAAGGATGATTTAGATTTTATGAGAAG ATCCATTCCAGTGAACTACATTAGTTATATTGAACTTGCGTCCGCAGCAATGCCCCATTTACGACAATCTCAGGGCCAATTGATCGTCGTCTCTTCGCTAGCAG CTCGTCCGGGTATACCAAACGTTGCGGCGTATGGGGCAACCAAAGCGGCTGTCACCAATTTCTTCACCTCATTGCAATTGGAAGGAATGATGTCAGGAAATGATTATCCCTCAGAACTGAGAGAGTGA
- the LOC120345771 gene encoding activating signal cointegrator 1 complex subunit 2-like — MEDSPTPLESLRFPYYNQSKGDIEELSCLDPKFCQDVLFPQYQPAPKIQPEMDPCVWQTWIESLSAIETNLSWLLKLPHAKFWCQAVNNASLQVFLDSYLKQTPRFQTSSWPDEVLEKHNAVHRLVFMTYLRMATNKESSSHFITSDFFGELLYENYLFDIPKIMDLCAIYGNETNSALLGKAISNIFKFQPSYNEDLKETVGTIMQVFHNIDEKCGVEYHPDRSPNENASSARRPHRLSEGPSSGRTELLINTPLNEFEDIIMYTSDVSFTLCRFLVDVYPSACSAFYENVKYIAHFYSNSLSILNEAALKYPLDDLHLRSQLLAHLKVSRKSLLNVIRQILNECLLTPALNASEVGDHSRTNNLADDYFHILSDLLGETKFFQDFLRKLPIIDDVQSLLQASPGIDETRASFILGSLGNGRKSKNSTPSTILLNGTAEESPRANANPEDAKKGFSAASNLSTESDVEMESLISTVHDVLPHLGEGYIESCLLYYERDCEKTIHALLEGNLPDDLRAMDNSTPRQKRQYSASPVNEIKQTNLDNQQSPYDISSLEETIGLNERKNVFDGDDFDVYQNSTIDHSKIHKGKKTKDHEPAPARTTEMRQIYEKYSIVCDEEEITDDMGSLVVDDAYCNMYDDEYDDMYDGLGVDANDVDDADDLLKRRPFVTPRVFLQSKKNEESGSNDSEESEEEKGPKPDHFIANPADVRAKQDERRRQQQELRNNRRGPKKGQNPSSSVSSNNPNGQQNRKKKDMNKAKVANHNRKKMATKKAAKGMI, encoded by the exons ATGGAAGACTCTCCAACACCATTGGAATCACTCAGATTTCCTTATTATAATCAATCTAAAG GTGATATCGAGGAACTATCATGCCTTGATCCGAAGTTTTGTCAAGATGTCCTTTTTCCACAATATCAACCTGCTCCCAAGATCCAACCGGAAATGGATCCATGTGTCTGGCAAACTTGGATAGAAAGTCTATCAGCTATTGAGACAAATTTATCATGGTTATTGAAACTTCCACATGCAAAATTCTGGTGTCag GCTGTCAACAATGCATCATTGCAAGTATTTTTGGATTCATATTTGAAGCAAACACCTCGATTTCAGACATCAAGTTGGCCTGATGAAGTTTTAGAAAAGCACAATGCAGTTCATAGACTTGTTTTCATGACTTATCTGAG GATGGCAACCAATAAAGAATCATCATCACATTTTATTACGTCTGATTTCTTTGGTGAACTTTTGTATGAAAATTATCTTTTTGATATTCCTAAAATAATGGACTTATGTGCAATTTATGGAAATGAAACAAACTCTGCTCTTCTTGGTAAagcaatttcaaatatattcaagttTCAACCTAGTTACAATGAAGATTTGAAAGAAACAGTTGGAACCATAATGCAG GTATTTCACAACATTGATGAAAAATGTGGTGTTGAATATCATCCGGACAGATCTCCCAATGAAAATGCTTCATCTGCGAGACGACCACATAGATTATCAGAAGGTCCATCTTCAGGCAGAACCGAATTGTTAATAAATACGCCTTTGAATGAATTTGAAGATATTATTATGTATACGTCGGATGTTTCATTCACATTATGTCGATTTCTTGTTGATGTTTATCCAAGTGCATGTTCTGCATTTTATGAG AATGTTAAATACATCGCTCATTTCTACTCAAATTCATTGTCGATTCTCAATGAAGCAGCTCTCAAATATCCTCTTGATGATCTACATTTGAGATCTCAGTTGTTAGCACATTTGAAAGTATCGAGAAAATCCTTGTTAAATGTCATCAGACAAATACTTAATGAATGTCTCCTCACTCCAGCACTTAATGCTTCAGAGGTTGGTGATCACTCAAGAACAAATAACCTTGCAGACGACTATTTTCAT attcTATCAGATTTATTGggagaaacaaaattttttcaagattttctGAGAAAATTACCCATCATTGATGATGTTCAATCTCTTCTACAG GCATCACCAGGAATTGACGAGACTAGAGCTTCATTTATCCTTGGTTCCCTTGGCAATGGAAGAAAGAGTAAAAATTCTACACCTAGTACTATTTTACTGAATGGAACTGCTGAAGAATCACCTAGAGCAAATGCTAACCCAGAAGACGCAAAAAAAGGGTTCAGTGCTGCTTCCAATCTGTCTACAGAATCGG ATGTGGAAATGGAATCTTTAATATCCACTGTTCATGATGTTTTGCCTCACCTTGGAGAAGGATATATTGAATCATGTCTTCTATATTATGAAAGAGATTGTGAAAAAACAATCCATGCATTATTAGAAGGCAATCTTCCTGATGATCTTCGAGCAATGGACAATTCAACTCCAAGACAAAAGCGACAGTATTCTGCTTCACCTGTGAATG AAATCAAACAAACCAATCTTGACAATCAGCAATCTCCATATGATATTTCTTCACTTGAAGAAACTATTGGACTCAATGAacgaaaaaatgtttttgatggTGATGATTTTGATGTTTATCAAAACTCAACAATTGATCATTCGAAGATTCACAAAGGAAAGAAGACTAAG GATCATGAACCAGCTCCAGCTAGGACGACTGAAATGAgacaaatttatgaaaaatatagcaTTGTGTGTGATGAAGAGGAAATAACTGACGACATGGGCTCAT TGGTAGTAGATGATGCCTATTGCAACATGTATGATGATGAATATGACGATATGTATGATGGTCTCGGTGTTGATGCAAATGATGTTGATGACGCAGATGACCTGCTCAAACGACGACCTTTTGTCACTCCTCGTGTTTTTCTCCAATCTAAGAAAAATGAAGAATCAGGGTCAAATGACTCTGAAGAAAGCGAAGAAGA GAAAGGTCCAAAGCCTGATCATTTCATAGCAAATCCTGCAGATGTCCGAGCCAAGCAGGACGAACGACGTCGACAGCAACAAGAACTGAGAAACAACCGACGTGGTCCAAAGAAAGGACAAAATCCTAGTTCTTCTGTATCTAGTAATAACCCAAATGGTCAACAAAATCGTAAGAAGAAGGATATGAATAAAGCAAAAGTTGCTAACCATAATCGAAAGAAAATGGCGACGAAAAAGGCAGCTAAAGGaatgatataa